The Dermochelys coriacea isolate rDerCor1 chromosome 13, rDerCor1.pri.v4, whole genome shotgun sequence genome includes the window GAGAGCACTAATGATTTGTCCAAAGCCACACAAAGAAACAGTGTCAAAGCCAGGAACACCACCCAGACTCATGATGCCCATTTTCCACTCCTCTAAACTGtgcactccactcccctcccaaagccaggggtagaacccaggagtcctgactcctaaaCTCCATTGCTGTAAACACCAGCCTGTGACAGAGATGGCAACTTCTTGCACTATCCTGCacaaactttactgaattaagttaaagtATCTTATAAATTCATTGGATTGGCAATATGCAGGTTTACATGTTATTGTGCAATTGAGTGTAACTTGTTTAGGAGACATGACTAATGTAATcttgggaagtgttatgagcttcgAAGGACTTTTTGAAACAATGGGCTGAGACAAAAACAAACTCTTAGTTAAGTAGGTTTCCTTGGGGAATGCAAACGACCCACCACCAGATCCATCCTTTGGAAGCTGCATCTTGAGCTAAACCCATAGTCTGGCTGATTGCCTATTCAGAGTGTCTGCAAAGAGCCAAACTGGATAAGGGAGTGACTCTCAGATCTATGGGGCACTTGTTCTGAGTAAAAAGGGTTATAAACTTGTaaccatggatttcaatggaagttagaagccAAAATAACTTTGATGGtcagggccttgtctacactaaagggtcCTTGAGACAGCAAGAATGGGACATGGCTGAAGACaaggcaaatctgcatttcagtaTACACTGGGGAGAAGAAAGAATATGGAGCCACATTCACACCAGACTCATGTCGCCTTCTTTACTATTTGAATAATCTTTGCTTTGAGGGTTAATTCttagaagaatccacttcaaagggtGACTGGGCTATAAAAGTAAGAGGCTAAAACACCTCAGGACATCTCTCCCtgtctctctatctctctctttttcacctaagaagacaaaggaaccagccctttgacttcGAGGGAGATTCTGACCTGTGCATTTGGTCAGCCACACTGCTGGGAAcgtgtggtaaggattttaccttgaaccaagtgtagcttgttaagtttaagctcctagaaagtgttttatctttatttatctTGTAAACATTTCTGACTTAAATACCTGATGCTTGAATTCACTGAAAACTTGATCTTTTtatgttaataaatttattttctcctttgaTCCAAACAACTcaagtgctgtgtttaaactgagctgtttggtaactccagttataGTCATAGCCTGCTGAATATTGACCCTTCAAAGAGGCAATGAACCTTTAATACCTGAattttccaggagagggctggacagtgcagaacacatgtttaTGTGAAAATTCGGGACCAGGAGTGTGTTGGgttcaccctgcaagtagtaacccagATAGGTGGAGGtcagagtgtgactggagtgcGGCTCACAGACTGCAGGTGTCAGAATTGCTGGACCAGGACTGCAGATCCACCAGACACTCAAGGTGCTgttaggctgtttgtgagcaccccaggttgggagctacaacggCACAAGATTGTGAGGCAGCCAGTGTGGCTAGGCAGagggtgacacaacccctcatgGGTCTGGATTGCACCTTGGAATGTGAAACCTAGGCCTAACTCCATGTGAAATGGCTGGTGGAGCTCCTTCCTCGTTGTCTGAGGGGAAGAAGAGATTTCTCAGGTGACTGCCTTTACCGCTGGACTTTAGTATCTGATTATTCACTATTTGTGTGACTTACACTTCTACAGCGTGGATCTATTCCACCCTTCCCGCCCCAATCCATCTCTAGTGGCTGGACCACATTGAGGTATATGAAACTGATACTGACTTTTAGCTAACAGTGGAATATTTTTGCTCAGGCAGTAGGGACTCATGTTTTCAGATCCAGAGGTCTTTGGTTCAGTCCATGCTGCTGATGAGCCGCAAAGGAgataatttacaccagtgacATGTAGTTCTTAAAATGGTGCCAGAATTATCCCTACTGGCCTCAGCATCAATTAATGTATAAAGGAGACTTTTGAAATCAAAGCATTGGACTGTAAATGTGTTAGGGCAGAGACTGCCTGTTActatttgtgtgtttgtacagtggctagaacaatggagccctgataTCAGCTGAAGCTTCTTGGTGCTAAAATGATAATAAAGAGATTTGGTCCATTATTGTTCTGATGTTGACATGTACAAGGTGCTTAATAAAAATGTTCTTAGCAGTGAGGAACATCAGAGTTTGATTTCACCTCGGCTGAGGACAGTAGAAGGCTTTGTGATGGATCTCAGCAGAGGGCATCTTTAGGATAGTGGAGATGATATGGACATAGGAGACCAGAATCATCAGGAACGGCCCCATGATGAACAACATGAACACCCGAATAGTGCCATCTCATTCATGGAGGTGTCTGCACAGGCCAGCTTCACCATGGGTAGGATATTGCAAACGAAGTGGTGAATTTGTTGAGGGCCACAGAAGGGCAAAGTGAAGATCCAAGTGGTTTGTGCTGCTTCCACCAGGAAACCAGTGACCCAATAGGCAGTGGCCAGGCGGACACAGACCCTGCTGCTCATGATCTGAGAGTATTGCAAGAGATGGCATATGGCAACATAGCGGTCATAAGCCATGGTCGCCAGGAGGCAGCATTCTGTGAGGCCCAGGATGGTGAAGACATACATCTGGGCTGGACAACCCATGATGGAGATGCTTTTGTGCTCTATAAGAAGGTGCACCAACATTTGTGGGATCACACTGGTTGCGTAACACATTTCCAAGAAGGACAAGTTCACTAGGAAAAAATacatgggggtgtggagggaggaaCTGAGTTTTATTAGTAGAATAATGACTGTCCTCCCCTCTACTGAGGAGGTAGATCAATAGAAACACCAGAAACAGAAGAACCTGCAGCTCCTGGAGGTAGGAGAAAGCCCCAAATGTGAATTCGGTGAGAACTGTTTGGCTTTCATTCCGTTCTTCTTTTTTATACGGCATCTGTACGGAAATTATGGAcaggaggaagaaagaagaagtagCAACAGATTTAGAAGAAGAAGTAGAAGAAGAACCTGTGGAAAATTCATGAAAGTGTACAATAAGCACCAAAAATCAGATGAAAGTTAGACACTGAATCTGTTTCTGCTGCCCACCTTTTCTATTTAGTTGCTATGGCTGTAAAATGTTTAGCATGAACAAATGACAGATTCAGAAGGAAATAACTCATCACTGATTGATTCTCTGCTATTTCAGTAACCCGTGCCATGTGACCATTGCACACAATATGTATTCAACAGCAAGGTCCAGACTAGAATATCCCAGTCCCTGGACCATTCATACCAATTAGTTGCTCTTTCACATTCCTTATGTGTCTAAGAAGCCTATCTAAGATGGATGAGGTTGTTTGTTCTTGTAACTGAGAAAGAGGTAGTTGCTAATTATATTTCCTTACTTATAAAATCGATACATCCTACTACAAGTACAGGGTGTACTCGGGTTATGTGGTTGCTGCTGTAACCCATGCTAGGAGAGTGTATATTGTCTTCGTCTTTCTGTAGTGGATAGTTCACATTAAAGCTTTATGAGTCTGCTGCTGCTCCTACTTTAATACCACaggctgtgatttttcaaaggagcttaagAGAGTGAAACcaccaaatcccactgaatttcCCAGCCTGAGCATtaggggcccatgctttgagcTCTGCCCATGTGGTTCAGGTAGTAGATCATAAAATCTatggcttccaagggaagttgtgtaatccctgtcattggaggaagcaggctagacaaacaccaaTCAGGGATGAGCTAGATTTACTTGGTGTTGCTTCACTGTGGGAGGCTGGATTTGGTAGATGATTCAGGAggcgggatagctcagtggtctgagatattggcctgctaaacctagggttgtgagttcaatccttgagggggccatttagggatgtgggcaAAAATTGGTcttactttgagcagggggttggactagatattCTATTATTACCTTCCCTTGCAAGCCTATATTTCTATGTTTCAATGAAAACCATTGACAGAGGAACTGTCTTTTATCCTGGATCAGTGCAATGCCTAGGACAGAGCCCTCATCTTGGTGGGATATTCGAAGCACTACAGTGATTCGAGCTCAGGGAAATTTCCAAAGTTACTGTGGGAAGCTAGTCTTCCAACTTCCGTGAATGTTCAAGAAGAATTGGGCAAGTAATTAATTTGTGTCTTTCAAAATCTTCCCCTCTTGGGTCATAAGCTGGTGTACCTCAGCGTAttgcactgaggtcaatggaactaCTGCAGTATACACCAACTAAGGATCTTTCCCAATAGCTCAGGCCTGTAATTCCACCTGTATTGGTTTACTTTATGTTACTTCTCTTTCTTAACTGGAGTTCAGAGCAGTTTTCTAGGTACTATATATTTCACTATTGTGTAACATGTGTTGATACAGCCATATTTCCAATGGTAGCTTGACCcctaaagatacagataagtccttagtaggattttaaaaaaaaatcccaagcagGTAAGATGAGTAACTctcatttgatttcaatgggagttaggtgcctaatctgTTTAGGTGTTTTTGACAACCTGACTGGGCACCTATCTGGATCTTtagaccttttaaaatctggcccattacATATAAATATTTCACTTCTATGAAAGAGTTGAGTAAAAATAGAAGTTAGATGTGAATGAGCACACACAGGAGAAACAGGTCAGCAGAGCAAATTCCGGTGAACCTGCTGTGTGTGGAAGCTAGAAATGCTTAACCTACCTTCAAGTAGGAACAATGAagcctccctcttctcttccaaAGGGCTACTGTGTTGACAGAATGCTGAGTATATCCATGCTCTTGAGTAACCTTTGGGACTAGCTCCCTACAGAATAACAGATTCTTCATCTGAAGACTGTGTAGAGACAAGAAAATAAACAGTGAACCAGATCCCAAGCTGGTGTAAAACAGCAAAACTCTATTGACGTTAATGAGCCAGATtcttaactggtgtaaatcagagtcaATGAAACCAGATCCCCATCAgctgtagctccattggagtcaatggggccagaaccCCAACTACAGTAAATTGGTGTCACATCATTAGAGTCAATGGGCCAGCTTCCTAGCTCGTGAAAATCAGTGGTAGCCTCAATGATATCTCTGACATTCACCAGCTATGAAGTACTGTTAGACATTGATTCTGTAACCTTTCCTCCTAGGAGTAATCTTTAATCATGTTACTCACGTGATAACTGTATGGCTGTTCAGTACaatggcatctctctctctctttccgtCACTGGCACAGAGGAACAATGGAGTAGGCAGTAGGTTCCAGAATGAACAGACCAATACAATGAATGGGAGGTAATTCGCAACATGATCAGTTACTTGCAAATGTCTGATAACAAAATGAACTTTATTTAGTGAAGTATGTTTCATACAAAGCTGGGTCAGTGTTGCCTGGCTGAGACCTCTTTACCAGGCCCATGGGATTCCATAGGAGATGGTCCAGCAGAGCAGCTCTTTGAACGATGTATTATATggcaaaatgctttacagagttAAACATTGGTTATTCAATTAACTGATGAATATCagcattcatagattttaaggccagaagagactagtCTGACCCCTTACATATCACAGGgcacagaatttcaccaagttactcctatattgagcccattaatttgggtttgactGAACGTATCCATTCTAGACCTGAAGGCTTCAGGAGATGGAGATCCACTACTTTCCTTGGGAGTTTATTCCAGCTGTTAACCACACTGACAGAGAAAAACGTtggccttatttctaatctgaatttgtttggctttaacttccagccattggttcttgttactTCTTTCTCTGCTGGATTAAACAACCTTTTAATACTCAGTAGtctctccccatgaaggtacacATGCACTTCAATCAAGTAACTTCTGGATCTTTGTTTTAGAAAGTGAAAGAGATTGAGATCTTTAATtctcttactttttcttttccagccctcaaatcatttcaGTGACTGATCTCTGCACTCCAGTTTTTTTTCTAGATCCTTTTTTAAAGTGGACACTAAAACTGGATGGAGTATTCCAGTTCTGGTCTCACTGCTGTTGTGTATAGAAGTGCTATCAGCTCATTAATCTTGTTCTCTTCTCCCCTTGTTCTACATCCAAATTTCTCCTTGACCATTTTAGTCACGTCACCATACTGAGTGCTCGTGTTGAGTGCCTTGTTCATGAAAACCCCAGATCCTCTGCAGAGTCTGTGCCTTGCAGAATACAGCCTTCTATTCTGTAAGAGTGGTCTCACTCTTTGTTCCTGTTTGTAGAGGAGGCTAAGGCCAGAATCCTAGGGAGGAAACATGTGTTTTTAGGTGGGATCAGCGTAGCAATGGAAACTGAAGGCCCCGTTCTGGAACTCCCTCTGTACACAGAGTTAACTAGGCAATGAGATGTGGGAAAAGAGTATCAGAGGGCAGGAGCTGGATAAAAGGAGAGATTGGAGAGCAGGGGGAGAAGGCAACTGCTGGATGAACAGGCAGAGGGTGTATGAAGCCAGAGGCACAGTTCTGTAAGGTGggggctacagaggaaggagcggggggagagggggaaaagggaattggggagtgggatgggaggaCACTTACTGGGTTGAGGTGAGGGCTGCTATGGAAGAAGGCTCTTACATGGCCAGTAGCCGGATTGGGTGATGGGACAGAAAGGAAGCTGGTGTAAAATATCTTGGTGAGAAAGTTGGGAGGGTAGATAGGTAggtcctcagttgatgtaaactgACATCACTCCATTGAAATAATTTACAtcaggagagaatctggcccagagagaaACAGAGTCTGTCATGGTCAAAGgggcctaagggaattaggcaccaagGGCCAGCaccacaaaaggatttaggcacctcactGCCACATGAGCCTAAATCCCATAAGCAGGCCCCACTGAGATTGACAAAGCCCCCACTCAGCTATCCTTGAAATCTGTAGGATTCTAAACTCACTCAACATCTGATTTTTTGCAGTGAAAGTTCCcttggcacctatgtttctgcctctgggcatgtgcactgcaaCCCCTTGCTAGGTATCCAGCTGGCTGAGCCCCAGAGTGACAGGGTAATATAGCAGTTCCTTTCCCGATCCTGCAAGCATGCTCTGAGCTTGCCTGCTGGCTCAGGCTCCTCTGgggaatcccagtgattttctaggcacctagaaGTTAGTTGGTGTGATTCTCAGCATCTCCACACCTAGGTCCCTCTGTGAAGCTAATCCCTAGTTCTTATGGCTGGTGCCAGGCAGACTGTTCGGGAGCCTGCCTTGCCCTAGGTGGCCCTATGGAGAAGCAGGGCATAGCATTAGCCCTTCCTGTGTCAGCACACCAGGATCTGGGTGCTTAACTTCCCTGAGAGTGAGAAAGTTTTCACTAATatcaacctaaatctcccttgctgcagatccAGCCCAGTggttcttgtcctgccttcagtggacatggagaaccatGGATCTCTGTCCTCTGTAAAACAGCCTTTAGCATATTTGCAAACTGTTCTCAGGTCcccctctcagttttcttttctcaacacTAAACATACCTAGTTGTTTTATCCTTTCCTCGCaggtcaggctttctaaacctttGCTCATTTTTGCTGagcttctctggactctctccaatttatccacatcttcccTTAAGTGAGGTACTCAGAAcaggacacagaactccagctgaggcatcACCTGTGCTGAGTAGAGCACAGGTAAGTCCCTCCCATGTATTAtgtatgacactcctgttaatacaccgcagaatgatattagtcttttttgtaACTGCCAGGACTGTGACATATGTTCATAATTGCGTTATGTCCCCCTCTGTGGGCTGGACCCAGAAGAGAATAAGGGATCTGCTGGTAGCTAAAGGAGCTAAATCTCCCACTTGAAAATAAAAAGCCATGATTATAGTTGTCCTCTCTCCTGAGACAGCCACTTTCCAGAGCCTTCACTTAGAACTGAGTGCATCATTCCATggccaaatataaaaatattgattcATTTCAAcctgaaacttatttttttcttgtctATCTCCCTCTGTTTAACCCTCAAACGGGCTTTgcgaatcccagtgattttctaggatTCTAAAAGTTAGTTTCTTTGTGaatccatcccccacccccaactcctatTTACgctgtcaatgggatttaagtgccCATGTCCCTTAAGTCCCTTTGAAAGTTCCAGCCTGGGTTGCTACTGATATTTTAAACTAGTCACCACCAGAACGTAGGGGAAAACAAATGAAGAGACAAATTTTATTAACAGACTAACACCTGGgatgggctctctctctctctgtgtctatatatatatatatatacgtacAGCTCTCTCTGTATATAGAccatatatgcacatatacaaGCAGAAATAGAAAAGAACCTTAGAATTAGATGTTAAAAATAACAAGAGGGTTATTTCAATATAGTTATATCTGGCTAAAGTATTTATCTGGCCCCTGTTACAGTATACCTGAGTGCCTCATAACATTCCTGGAAGGTAGGGAAGTGAGGCCCTGcaaagggcagatttttaaaggtatttaggcactcaGTGGCATTTTCActtatgtgcctaactcccattagtcaccagcagcaggaactTGAAGCCAATTTTTACGTCATATCCTAGTGCCTGGGCAACCTGACTAGCCTTCCGTTCTTTGCTTTGTAGAATCACAGTGATGAAGGGTTGCAAGGGCCCTCAAGAAGTTGTCTAGCCCACCGTctcatgctgaggcaggactagtGCAAGGCACTGCTGTCATACTGTCTGAATGAACATTTCTACCAGGCAAGAAGGCTGGATATTCCATGGAGAAGAAGGGAGTTAAGTACCAAAATTCCATTGAAGCTAGTCTCCTAACTTTCTTAGGCTCCTTTTGAACACCCAGATTTTGGGGTGGGTCTGCAATCAGTTCGTCAAACCAAGGTGGATTCCCCATACAAAGCAGACATACCCTTCACTCCTTACTGGCAGGCTTGCCAATTTCCCCATCTTTGGTTCAGCCTTTTCTGCCTCTGTCGGTGTCATTTTAGGGCTCTCCCTTTGCCACACAGGGctttcctcagggcctccttcacCTCCTGGTTCCTGAGGCTGTATATGATGGGGCTGAGAAGTGGGGCGACCATGCAGTAGAAGACTGCGACCACCTTGTCCAGCTGGAAGGAGAATT containing:
- the LOC119842219 gene encoding LOW QUALITY PROTEIN: olfactory receptor 10A4-like (The sequence of the model RefSeq protein was modified relative to this genomic sequence to represent the inferred CDS: inserted 2 bases in 2 codons; deleted 1 base in 1 codon), which translates into the protein MPYKKEERNESQTVLTEFTFGAFSYLQELQVLLFLVFLLIYLLSRGEDVIILLIKLSSSLHTPMYFFLVNLSFLEMCYATSVIPQMLVHLLIEHKSISIMGCPAQMYVFTILGLTECCLLATMAYDRYVAICHLLQYSQIMSSRVCVRLATAYWVTGFLVEAAQTTWIFTLPFCGPQQIHHFVCNILPMVKLACADTSMNEMALFGCSXLFIMGPFLMILVSYVHIISTILKMPSAEIHHKAFYCPQPRLSWPELAATLCVIGIWVEVIQTMWIFSLPFCGSNHIRHFFCNIPPVVKMACTDTSKIETVFLVMSGLFIMSPFLLIILSYVCIIITILKXAIGTSSSHLMVATLFDGMALIAYLRPKSSYSPESDQMISLMYTVVTPVLNPIIYTLRNKEVKEAFRKMVEKSIFSYSWRNLRKKSA